A stretch of Natronococcus sp. CG52 DNA encodes these proteins:
- the ligA gene encoding NAD-dependent DNA ligase LigA has product MSVADENVDEDNPYIRDPPTDFAPVEDLPPERAERQVELLREAIREHDRRYYVENEPIIADRTYDALFARLQELEGAFDLSHPDSPTRSVGGEPIDAFETVEHVAPMLSIDQSGEVENVREFDSRVRREVDEVDYVCEPKFDGVSMEFVYEDGSLERAVTRGDGREGDDVTRNARTIGSVPQRLHGDYPEFLAVRGEVYMPKDAFQEHNRERIERGEEPFANPRNATAGTIRQLDPSVVADRPLEVFYFDVLEASELEDSHREELERFPEYGLRTNDRVEVADDIEGAIDYRDRMLEARDDLGYEIDGTVIKVDDREAREELGRTARHDRYAFAYKFPARAEVTPIADVAVQIGRTGRVTPVALLEPVDVGGVTVSRASLHNPEEIAEKNVNVGDTVRVQRAGDVIPYVEEVVEKGSTGHYDLPDRCPVCDSAIERDGPMAFCTGGLACDAQLRRSIEYYASDAGLDLEGLGEQSVRQLVNAGLLESVADLYELEREALTALEGWGATSAENLLAELESGREPPLPDFLSALGIPHVGPATARELAGEFGTFAAFREVAETEPERLEGVDDVGETVAGQIHDFFASEANAEAVDDVLEHVSPEESDLETGGDELEGLTFVFTGSLEDVTRSEAQETVEAHGANAAGSVSGNTDYLVVGENPGQTKRDDAEANDVPIVDEDEFRELLAERGIDLE; this is encoded by the coding sequence CCGTACATCCGGGATCCGCCGACCGACTTCGCGCCGGTCGAGGACCTCCCGCCGGAGCGAGCCGAACGGCAGGTCGAACTGCTCCGCGAGGCGATCCGCGAGCACGACCGCCGATACTACGTCGAGAACGAGCCGATCATCGCGGACCGGACCTACGACGCGCTGTTCGCCCGGCTACAGGAACTCGAGGGGGCGTTCGACCTCTCGCATCCCGACAGCCCCACCCGGAGCGTCGGCGGCGAGCCGATCGACGCGTTCGAGACGGTCGAACACGTCGCGCCGATGCTCTCGATCGACCAGAGCGGCGAGGTCGAGAACGTCCGCGAATTTGATTCGCGCGTGCGAAGGGAGGTCGACGAGGTCGACTACGTCTGCGAACCCAAGTTCGACGGCGTCTCGATGGAGTTCGTCTACGAGGACGGCAGCTTGGAGCGCGCGGTCACCCGCGGCGACGGCCGCGAGGGCGACGACGTGACGCGAAACGCCCGGACCATCGGCTCCGTCCCCCAGCGGCTCCACGGCGACTATCCGGAGTTCCTCGCGGTCCGCGGCGAGGTCTACATGCCGAAAGACGCCTTTCAGGAACACAACCGGGAGCGGATCGAACGCGGCGAGGAGCCGTTCGCCAACCCCCGCAACGCGACCGCAGGCACGATCCGACAGCTCGATCCGTCGGTCGTCGCCGACCGGCCCCTCGAGGTCTTCTACTTCGACGTGCTCGAGGCCAGCGAACTCGAGGACAGCCACCGCGAGGAACTCGAGCGCTTCCCCGAGTACGGCCTCCGAACCAACGACCGCGTCGAGGTGGCGGACGACATCGAGGGCGCGATCGACTACCGCGATCGCATGCTCGAGGCCCGCGACGACCTCGGCTACGAGATCGACGGCACCGTCATCAAGGTCGACGACCGCGAAGCCCGCGAGGAGCTGGGACGGACCGCGCGCCACGACCGCTACGCGTTCGCCTACAAGTTCCCCGCACGCGCGGAGGTGACCCCGATCGCCGACGTGGCGGTTCAGATCGGTCGTACCGGCCGGGTCACACCCGTCGCCCTGCTCGAGCCGGTCGACGTCGGCGGCGTGACGGTCTCCCGGGCGAGTCTTCACAACCCGGAGGAGATCGCGGAGAAGAACGTCAACGTGGGCGACACCGTCCGCGTACAACGCGCCGGCGACGTGATCCCGTACGTCGAGGAGGTCGTCGAGAAAGGGAGTACCGGCCATTACGACCTCCCCGACCGCTGCCCCGTCTGTGACAGCGCCATCGAGCGCGACGGGCCGATGGCTTTCTGTACCGGCGGGCTGGCCTGCGACGCCCAGCTTCGGCGGTCGATCGAGTACTACGCGAGCGACGCCGGACTGGATCTAGAGGGGCTGGGCGAGCAGAGCGTCCGCCAGCTCGTGAACGCGGGCCTGCTCGAGTCCGTCGCCGACCTCTACGAACTCGAGCGCGAGGCGCTGACCGCCCTCGAAGGATGGGGTGCGACGAGCGCCGAGAACCTCCTCGCGGAGCTCGAATCCGGCAGGGAGCCGCCGCTGCCGGACTTCCTCTCCGCGCTCGGCATCCCCCACGTCGGGCCGGCGACGGCCCGCGAACTCGCGGGCGAGTTCGGCACGTTCGCGGCGTTCCGGGAGGTCGCCGAGACCGAACCCGAGCGGCTCGAGGGCGTCGACGACGTCGGCGAGACCGTCGCCGGGCAGATCCACGACTTCTTCGCGAGCGAGGCCAACGCCGAGGCCGTCGACGACGTCCTCGAGCACGTCTCGCCCGAGGAGTCCGACCTCGAGACCGGCGGCGACGAGCTCGAGGGCCTGACGTTCGTCTTTACGGGGTCACTCGAAGACGTCACTCGAAGCGAGGCCCAGGAGACCGTCGAGGCCCACGGCGCGAACGCGGCGGGCAGCGTCTCGGGGAACACGGATTACCTCGTCGTCGGGGAGAACCCCGGACAGACGAAGCGCGACGACGCCGAAGCCAACGACGTGCCGATCGTCGACGAGGACGAGTTCCGGGAGCTACTCGCGGAGCGCGGGATCGACCTCGAGTAA
- a CDS encoding ArsA family ATPase, whose translation MTDCILYGGKGGVGKTTCAAATGRRLAAEGRETLVVSTDPAHSLADSFDADLGPEPTALDLDGVATGSAAESGGLWAVEIDPETRRERYEDLTRALAADLRRAGIRLEDEEIERLFASGTPAGSDEIAALDLLVEFVDSGEWDVVVFDTAPTGHTLRLFDTPEVMGLALETARSLRGQVRRIGNAARSAMLGPMSMMSGSREEEDDLAAFQARLERARELLVDPERTEFRVVLLPEGMAIAESERLVDRLREADVSVERLVVNQVLENPDEDCSRCQSRRERHERRVGEIRETFPGLEVVTLPEREGEVQGLEALESIAGRLPEE comes from the coding sequence GTGACCGACTGCATCCTCTACGGCGGCAAGGGCGGCGTCGGCAAGACGACCTGCGCGGCGGCGACCGGCCGCCGTCTCGCGGCCGAGGGCCGGGAGACGCTCGTCGTCTCGACGGATCCGGCTCACTCGCTGGCCGACTCGTTCGACGCCGACCTCGGCCCGGAGCCGACGGCGCTCGATCTCGACGGCGTAGCAACCGGTTCAGCCGCGGAATCGGGCGGGCTCTGGGCCGTCGAGATCGATCCGGAGACGCGCAGGGAACGCTACGAGGACCTGACCCGGGCGCTGGCCGCCGACCTCCGCCGGGCGGGCATTCGACTCGAGGACGAGGAGATCGAGCGGCTCTTCGCCTCGGGAACGCCGGCCGGGAGCGACGAGATCGCTGCGCTGGACCTGCTCGTCGAGTTCGTCGACTCGGGGGAGTGGGACGTCGTCGTCTTCGACACCGCGCCGACGGGCCACACCCTCAGGCTGTTCGACACGCCCGAGGTGATGGGGCTGGCGCTCGAGACGGCGCGCTCGCTTCGCGGACAGGTTCGCCGGATCGGGAACGCGGCCCGGAGCGCGATGCTCGGCCCGATGTCGATGATGTCCGGAAGCAGGGAGGAGGAAGACGACCTCGCCGCGTTCCAGGCGCGCCTCGAGCGCGCCCGCGAACTGCTCGTCGATCCCGAGCGGACCGAGTTCCGCGTTGTCTTGCTCCCCGAGGGGATGGCCATCGCCGAGTCGGAGCGGCTCGTCGACCGGCTTCGCGAGGCCGACGTGTCGGTGGAACGGCTCGTGGTAAACCAGGTGCTCGAGAACCCCGACGAGGACTGTTCGCGCTGTCAGTCGCGACGCGAGCGCCACGAACGGCGGGTGGGGGAGATTCGGGAGACGTTTCCCGGCCTCGAGGTTGTCACGCTTCCGGAACGCGAGGGCGAGGTGCAGGGGCTCGAGGCGCTCGAGTCGATCGCCGGACGGCTTCCAGAGGAATAG
- a CDS encoding ABC transporter permease: MSSETGTGTGGSDRSSSASSIHLESVRAVAKKDFQDSVRSWMFWGLSIFFFTLLVALTGVVSYFGEDLAAQGVTTEVLVVFVSEITRLILPLISLILGWKAIAGERESGSIKILLSLPHSRKDVLLGKLIGRSAVLSLSLVVGFVLAAIIVAALLGSFDIADYLGLLAMSILYGVAYTSIAVSLSSLTRSTTIAGAAMVGVFVLFYIVWNAIMSALRLLMDRGYISGETYTMTLNGETFEPERLPDWAFFIESIDPGYAYNNALSIVTGAAESDLDVQLEEVMFGGDIPFYLQDWFAFLILLFWIVAPIAVALYRFDRVDL; the protein is encoded by the coding sequence ATGAGCTCCGAAACCGGCACCGGAACGGGTGGGAGCGATCGGTCGTCATCCGCGAGCTCCATCCACCTCGAGAGCGTCCGCGCCGTCGCGAAGAAGGACTTCCAGGACTCCGTCCGCTCGTGGATGTTCTGGGGGCTGAGCATCTTCTTCTTCACGCTGCTGGTCGCGCTGACCGGCGTCGTCTCGTACTTCGGCGAAGACCTCGCGGCGCAGGGCGTGACGACGGAAGTGCTCGTCGTCTTCGTCAGCGAGATCACGCGGCTCATCCTCCCGCTGATCTCGCTGATCCTGGGCTGGAAAGCCATCGCCGGCGAGCGCGAATCCGGCAGCATCAAGATCCTGCTGTCGCTTCCCCACTCGCGGAAGGACGTCCTCCTCGGGAAGCTGATCGGCCGGTCGGCCGTCCTGTCGCTCTCGCTGGTCGTCGGGTTCGTCCTCGCGGCGATCATCGTCGCCGCGCTGCTCGGGAGCTTCGATATCGCCGACTACCTCGGGCTGCTCGCGATGTCGATCCTCTACGGCGTCGCCTACACGAGCATCGCCGTCTCGCTCTCCTCGCTGACTCGCTCGACGACGATCGCGGGAGCGGCGATGGTCGGCGTCTTCGTCCTCTTCTACATCGTCTGGAACGCCATCATGTCGGCCCTTCGGCTCCTGATGGACCGCGGTTACATCTCGGGCGAGACGTACACGATGACGCTCAACGGCGAGACGTTCGAACCCGAACGGCTGCCCGACTGGGCCTTCTTCATCGAGTCGATCGATCCCGGATACGCCTACAACAACGCGCTGTCGATCGTGACGGGTGCCGCGGAGTCCGACCTGGACGTCCAGCTCGAGGAGGTCATGTTCGGCGGCGACATCCCGTTCTACCTCCAGGACTGGTTCGCGTTCCTGATCCTCCTGTTCTGGATCGTCGCGCCGATCGCCGTCGCGCTCTACCGGTTCGATCGGGTCGACCTCTAA
- a CDS encoding ABC transporter ATP-binding protein: protein MPAIAVDGLTKRYGQTLALDDLSFQVEEGEVFGFLGPNGAGKSTTINALLDFVRPTAGQIEVLGLDAQTHSREIRSRTGVLPEGYQTYERLTARQHLEFAMESKGVDDDPVRLLERVDLVDALDKKAGGYSKGMAQRLMLAMALVGEPELLILDEPSTGLDPNGAREMREIVRRENERGATVFFSSHIMEQVEAVCDRVGILRDGEMVAVDSVEGLRDSVSEGTTLRVTVDRIDDDALHAVRSLPDVSNAVVEGEQPPTLVVQVEGSKTAVLGELEDRGVEVRDFSTAKASLDDVFRSYTTEVQAR, encoded by the coding sequence ATGCCCGCCATCGCAGTCGACGGCCTGACCAAGAGGTACGGTCAGACGCTCGCGCTCGACGACCTCTCGTTTCAGGTCGAAGAGGGCGAGGTGTTCGGCTTTCTCGGCCCGAACGGCGCCGGGAAGTCGACGACGATCAACGCCCTCCTCGATTTCGTCCGTCCGACCGCCGGTCAGATCGAAGTGCTCGGACTCGACGCGCAGACGCACAGTCGGGAGATCCGCTCGAGAACCGGCGTTCTCCCCGAGGGATACCAGACCTACGAACGACTCACCGCTCGCCAACACCTCGAGTTCGCCATGGAGTCCAAGGGCGTCGACGACGACCCCGTACGGCTGCTCGAGCGAGTCGACCTGGTCGACGCCCTCGACAAGAAGGCCGGCGGCTACTCGAAGGGGATGGCCCAACGGCTCATGCTGGCGATGGCGCTCGTCGGCGAGCCGGAGCTGTTGATCCTCGACGAGCCCTCCACCGGACTCGACCCCAACGGAGCACGCGAGATGCGAGAGATCGTCCGCCGGGAGAACGAACGCGGCGCGACGGTGTTCTTCTCGAGTCACATCATGGAGCAGGTCGAGGCGGTCTGTGACCGCGTCGGCATCCTCCGGGACGGCGAGATGGTCGCCGTCGACTCCGTCGAGGGGCTCCGGGACTCCGTCAGCGAGGGAACGACCCTCCGGGTCACGGTCGACCGGATCGACGACGACGCGCTCCACGCCGTTCGGTCGCTGCCGGACGTTTCGAACGCAGTTGTCGAGGGCGAACAGCCCCCGACGCTGGTCGTCCAGGTCGAGGGATCGAAGACGGCCGTCCTCGGTGAACTCGAGGACCGCGGCGTCGAAGTGCGGGACTTCTCGACGGCCAAGGCGTCGCTCGACGACGTCTTCCGCTCGTACACGACGGAGGTGCAGGCTCGATGA